In one Streptomyces sp. T12 genomic region, the following are encoded:
- a CDS encoding benzoate-CoA ligase family protein encodes MPEVFNTADYLVDRHLREGNGARTALVTPTRALTYEELAAEVRRVAAGLRALGVRPEERVLLCMVDDVELFTGILAALHIGAVAVPASTMLTGPELGKLMSDSRCRIVLGSAEFAPVVRVALQAAPEAEHAVLTGDDCARLPDHVRGRTWRQMLDAAGDSEPYPTWPDSPALWLYTSGTTGTPKAAMHRHIDIKVVAENYGRQVLGIGPGDRCLSVAKLFFAYGIGNSMFFPLAAGGTALLEPSRPSAALFAKRAAGDRATVLFGTPSFFGPLLASADIPDDAFATVRLGVSAGEALPARMYHGMLQRFGVEVLDGIGSTEMLHIFISNRPGRIHPGSSGEPVPGYQVELRDVEGRVVEGDGTPGELHVRGESAATGYWCRAGTTRQVFLGDWVRTGDTYLRNADGTYTCMGRTNDLLKAGGIWVSPAEVEERLLAHPDVAEVAVVGVPDADGLDKPVACVVPKPGREVDAGALVAWCREGLAAFKRPRGVIGLPELPRTPTGKIRRNVLRAMARDGSWAEAPASPVSRG; translated from the coding sequence ATGCCTGAGGTGTTCAACACGGCGGACTACCTGGTCGACCGGCACCTGCGGGAGGGCAACGGCGCCCGCACGGCCCTGGTCACTCCCACGCGGGCGCTGACCTACGAGGAGCTGGCGGCGGAGGTCCGCCGGGTCGCGGCCGGACTGCGGGCCCTGGGCGTACGGCCGGAAGAGCGTGTCCTGCTGTGCATGGTGGACGACGTGGAACTCTTCACGGGCATCCTCGCCGCCTTGCACATCGGCGCCGTGGCCGTCCCCGCCTCGACCATGCTCACCGGCCCCGAGCTGGGCAAGCTGATGTCGGACTCGCGCTGCCGGATCGTGCTGGGCTCCGCCGAGTTCGCCCCCGTCGTCCGGGTGGCGCTCCAGGCGGCGCCGGAGGCGGAGCACGCCGTCCTGACCGGCGACGACTGCGCAAGACTGCCGGACCACGTCCGGGGGCGCACCTGGCGGCAGATGCTGGACGCGGCAGGGGACAGCGAGCCGTATCCGACCTGGCCGGACTCGCCCGCCCTGTGGCTGTACACCTCCGGCACCACGGGCACGCCCAAGGCGGCCATGCACCGGCACATCGACATCAAGGTGGTCGCCGAGAACTACGGGCGGCAGGTGCTGGGCATCGGGCCCGGGGACCGCTGCCTGTCGGTCGCGAAGCTCTTCTTCGCGTACGGCATCGGTAACTCCATGTTCTTCCCGCTGGCGGCGGGCGGCACGGCACTGCTGGAACCCTCCAGACCGTCCGCCGCGCTGTTCGCCAAGCGGGCGGCCGGCGACCGGGCCACGGTCCTGTTCGGCACGCCCAGCTTCTTCGGGCCCCTGCTCGCGAGCGCCGACATCCCGGACGACGCCTTCGCCACCGTACGGCTGGGCGTCTCGGCCGGTGAGGCACTGCCCGCGCGGATGTACCACGGGATGCTGCAACGGTTCGGCGTCGAGGTGCTCGACGGCATCGGCTCCACCGAGATGCTGCACATCTTCATCTCCAACCGGCCGGGCCGGATCCACCCGGGCTCCTCCGGCGAACCCGTCCCCGGCTACCAGGTGGAGCTGCGCGACGTAGAGGGCCGAGTGGTGGAGGGCGACGGCACACCCGGAGAGCTCCACGTCCGCGGCGAGTCCGCCGCCACCGGCTACTGGTGCCGGGCCGGGACCACCCGCCAGGTCTTCCTCGGCGACTGGGTGCGCACCGGCGACACCTACCTCCGCAACGCCGACGGCACCTACACCTGCATGGGCCGCACCAACGACCTGCTCAAGGCGGGCGGCATCTGGGTCTCCCCGGCCGAGGTGGAGGAACGCCTCCTCGCTCACCCGGACGTGGCCGAGGTCGCTGTAGTGGGCGTACCGGACGCGGACGGTCTGGACAAGCCGGTCGCGTGTGTGGTGCCGAAGCCCGGCCGAGAGGTCGATGCGGGCGCGCTCGTCGCCTGGTGCCGGGAGGGCCTGGCCGCGTTCAAGCGACCGCGCGGGGTGATCGGGCTGCCGGAGCTGCCGCGTACGCCCACGGGGAAGATCCGCCGCAACGTGCTGCGTGCCATGGCGCGTGACGGGTCGTGGGCAGAGGCGCCCGCGTCACCGGTATCCCGGGGCTGA
- a CDS encoding cytochrome P450, with the protein MAALEPLIRRYAVEHIETLLAAGEADVNPTLCRPVSAQALAALLNLPEETARELLDLTPTAVEEMIRLDLPLHELGRMAATDVELHGRTIPRGCPVGLNFAAANRDPEAFDNPDEFVLDRSQNRNLGFGHGVHKCVGVDDVHRAHR; encoded by the coding sequence ATGGCCGCGCTCGAGCCGCTCATCCGGCGCTACGCCGTCGAGCACATCGAGACGCTCCTCGCCGCCGGGGAGGCCGACGTGAATCCCACGCTCTGCAGGCCTGTCTCGGCCCAGGCCTTGGCGGCGCTGCTCAACCTTCCCGAAGAGACCGCGCGGGAGCTGCTCGACCTCACACCGACGGCAGTGGAGGAGATGATCCGCCTCGACCTGCCCCTCCACGAACTCGGCCGGATGGCCGCCACCGACGTCGAACTGCACGGCCGCACCATCCCGCGGGGCTGCCCCGTCGGGCTCAACTTCGCCGCCGCCAACCGCGACCCCGAGGCCTTCGACAACCCCGACGAGTTCGTCCTCGACCGGAGCCAGAACCGCAACCTCGGCTTCGGCCACGGCGTCCACAAGTGCGTCGGTGTGGACGACGTCCACCGAGCTCACCGGTGA
- a CDS encoding LysR family transcriptional regulator: MTYNSTPSPTAGGRAPEPSGRILRNQDVATLPVLRALLVERNVTRAGESLGLSQPATSAVLARLRRRFGDQLLIRVGRDYELTPLAASLLSRIESATEALERVFGDDFDPATTNRQFSLALSDYTVAILFEELNRILAEEAPGAGLDLRPLTTSSHLDADALIRHTDGVVLPHELVQGYPGRLLLRDRWVCVVADSNTVISSEPTLAELAVLPWVSQFTHSDPASFPALRHLRSNGIEPHVEVVTDSFLSVPFLLAGSNRVAFLQERLARRLAPVAPVRILPSPVDIGPLNLSLRWHPTMSDDPGHRWFRDALGRAAERVA, encoded by the coding sequence GTGACGTACAACTCGACTCCGAGCCCGACGGCAGGTGGACGCGCCCCAGAGCCGTCAGGCCGGATACTGCGCAACCAGGACGTGGCGACCCTGCCCGTGCTGCGTGCCCTGCTGGTCGAGCGCAACGTCACCCGGGCCGGCGAGTCCCTCGGCCTGAGCCAGCCCGCCACCAGCGCGGTGCTGGCCCGCCTTCGTCGCCGGTTCGGCGACCAGCTGCTGATCCGGGTGGGCCGGGACTACGAGCTCACGCCGCTGGCCGCCAGCCTGCTGTCACGGATCGAGTCGGCCACCGAAGCGCTGGAGCGCGTGTTCGGCGACGACTTCGACCCCGCGACGACCAACCGGCAGTTCTCCCTCGCGCTCTCCGACTACACCGTCGCCATCCTGTTCGAGGAACTCAACCGGATTCTGGCCGAGGAGGCCCCCGGCGCCGGACTCGACCTTCGCCCCCTCACCACCAGCTCCCACCTTGACGCCGACGCCCTGATCCGGCACACCGACGGGGTGGTCCTGCCGCACGAGCTGGTGCAGGGCTATCCCGGCCGGCTCCTGCTGCGCGACCGCTGGGTGTGCGTCGTGGCCGACAGCAACACCGTGATCAGCAGCGAGCCGACCCTGGCCGAACTCGCTGTCCTGCCGTGGGTGAGCCAGTTCACCCACTCCGACCCGGCCAGCTTCCCGGCGCTGCGCCACTTGCGGTCGAATGGCATAGAGCCGCACGTGGAGGTGGTGACCGACAGCTTCCTCTCGGTCCCGTTCCTGCTCGCCGGCAGCAACCGCGTCGCCTTCCTTCAGGAGAGACTCGCGCGACGCCTGGCACCCGTGGCGCCCGTGCGGATCCTGCCGAGCCCGGTGGACATCGGACCTCTCAACCTGTCGCTGCGATGGCACCCGACCATGAGCGACGATCCCGGCCACCGATGGTTCCGTGATGCGCTGGGGCGTGCGGCGGAACGCGTCGCCTAG
- a CDS encoding DoxX family protein, whose amino-acid sequence MAIVPLPPVQRLRPLAPLVVRVAAGVTLIAHGFHYSPAEFGQLARQAFGLPFPGLIGWAAILLQVVGGGMFVLGLLSRIVAIPAIVHMALALSWEVQFGLAPENTAESIGAQVPLLIMAGFILVLLAGPGPVSPDRLIGWDNGWDQRSQPARTDEVVAP is encoded by the coding sequence ATGGCGATCGTTCCCCTGCCACCTGTCCAGCGCCTCAGACCTCTGGCACCACTCGTCGTACGCGTGGCCGCCGGGGTCACCCTGATCGCGCACGGCTTCCACTACTCTCCCGCAGAGTTCGGCCAACTCGCTCGCCAGGCTTTCGGCTTGCCGTTCCCCGGCCTCATCGGCTGGGCGGCGATCCTGCTGCAAGTGGTCGGAGGCGGCATGTTCGTCCTCGGCCTGCTGTCGCGGATCGTCGCGATCCCGGCGATCGTGCACATGGCGCTCGCCCTCTCGTGGGAGGTGCAGTTCGGGCTCGCGCCGGAGAACACGGCGGAGAGCATCGGCGCGCAGGTTCCACTCCTCATCATGGCGGGCTTCATCCTCGTGCTGCTCGCCGGCCCCGGGCCCGTGTCCCCGGACAGGTTGATCGGCTGGGACAACGGCTGGGATCAGCGCTCCCAGCCGGCTCGGACGGATGAGGTGGTGGCGCCGTGA
- a CDS encoding fumarylacetoacetate hydrolase family protein translates to MTETTPVTRAPEHPVDPATGLRAGTFALGTFAGETRAFPALVTAEGMVTDLSDRFHDLHEVFADWTTNLQFLEEVWTDSSRPTRPLAELRALPPLSHPNLLGAGANYKTHSAQMLTKNAFNQHNRRAGETDEEFFQRNLAFMERRSREGIPFAWVGMHSSLVGATDDVVLPALGDEPDWELELGVVVGGTGRFLTPDEATGLIAGYTIVNDLGTVDQFRRTDIPWGFDWMGKHQPAFKPAGPFVVPAQFFTLDDTIRTTLKVNGQVMQDWPTGDMIFDPAQFVAYASEHVRLTPGDIIFMGSPPGNGKHHGRFLRDGDVIDSEITYLGRQRNRCVAEVLQGRKPHFGRFPTD, encoded by the coding sequence ATGACTGAGACCACCCCTGTCACGCGCGCTCCGGAACACCCGGTCGACCCGGCGACCGGACTGCGCGCGGGAACCTTCGCGCTCGGTACCTTCGCCGGCGAGACGCGTGCCTTCCCGGCCCTCGTGACCGCCGAAGGCATGGTCACCGACCTGTCCGACCGGTTCCACGACCTGCACGAGGTCTTCGCCGACTGGACGACGAACCTCCAGTTCCTCGAGGAGGTGTGGACCGACTCCTCCCGACCGACGCGGCCGTTGGCGGAGCTGCGTGCGCTGCCGCCGCTCAGCCATCCCAACCTCCTGGGCGCCGGCGCCAACTACAAGACGCATTCGGCGCAGATGCTGACGAAGAACGCCTTCAACCAGCACAACCGCCGAGCGGGCGAGACCGACGAGGAGTTCTTCCAGCGCAATCTCGCGTTCATGGAGCGCCGGTCGCGAGAGGGGATTCCCTTCGCCTGGGTCGGGATGCACTCCTCGCTCGTGGGGGCGACCGACGACGTCGTGCTGCCGGCCCTGGGCGACGAGCCCGACTGGGAGCTCGAACTCGGGGTCGTCGTCGGCGGCACCGGTCGGTTCCTCACCCCGGACGAGGCGACAGGGCTGATCGCCGGCTACACGATCGTCAACGACCTCGGCACAGTCGACCAGTTCCGCCGCACCGACATCCCTTGGGGCTTCGACTGGATGGGCAAGCACCAGCCTGCGTTCAAGCCGGCGGGGCCGTTCGTCGTGCCCGCACAGTTCTTCACGCTCGACGACACCATCCGGACCACATTGAAGGTCAACGGCCAGGTCATGCAGGACTGGCCGACCGGCGACATGATCTTCGACCCGGCGCAGTTCGTGGCGTACGCCTCCGAGCATGTCCGGCTGACGCCCGGGGACATCATCTTCATGGGCTCTCCGCCCGGGAACGGCAAGCACCACGGTCGCTTCCTGCGCGACGGAGACGTCATCGACAGTGAGATCACCTACCTCGGACGGCAGCGCAACCGCTGCGTCGCCGAGGTCCTGCAGGGCCGCAAGCCCCACTTCGGCCGCTTCCCGACCGACTGA
- a CDS encoding PaaX family transcriptional regulator C-terminal domain-containing protein produces MVSRRREIGDVSARSLLMTMLGEYVLPQGRPVWTSALVDALAKFGVEEKSARQALARTAAEGWLASERVGRRVRWALTPPGRRLLTEGAQRIYDFGSGQRTWDDTWLVVLVSVPETKRDLRHQVRTRLSWAGFGSPEPGVWITPHADREAEALGVLKELGLADDAMSFTAAYGAVGSEAAMVTRAWDLSEVEERYEAFIDGFTGVRPVGGDAMLHAQTMLVHEWRRFPFLDPRLPPKLLPANWSGAKAAGLFHTRHAEWSLAALERWNELTESHGQD; encoded by the coding sequence GTGGTCAGCCGACGCCGGGAGATCGGTGATGTCAGCGCACGGTCGCTGCTGATGACCATGCTCGGCGAGTACGTGCTGCCTCAGGGCCGCCCGGTGTGGACCTCGGCGCTGGTGGACGCGCTGGCGAAGTTCGGTGTCGAGGAGAAGTCGGCCCGCCAGGCGCTGGCCCGCACCGCCGCCGAGGGATGGCTGGCCTCCGAGCGAGTCGGACGCCGGGTGCGCTGGGCGCTCACCCCGCCGGGACGGCGCCTGCTGACCGAGGGCGCGCAGCGCATCTACGACTTCGGCAGCGGCCAGCGCACCTGGGACGACACCTGGCTGGTGGTGCTGGTTTCGGTGCCGGAGACCAAGCGGGATCTGCGGCACCAGGTGCGCACCCGGCTCAGCTGGGCCGGCTTCGGCTCCCCGGAGCCCGGCGTCTGGATCACACCGCACGCCGACCGCGAGGCGGAGGCGCTCGGCGTGCTGAAGGAACTGGGGCTGGCCGACGACGCGATGTCCTTCACCGCCGCCTACGGAGCCGTGGGCAGCGAGGCGGCCATGGTGACCCGCGCCTGGGACCTCAGCGAGGTGGAGGAACGCTACGAGGCGTTCATCGACGGGTTCACCGGGGTGCGCCCGGTCGGCGGCGACGCCATGCTGCACGCCCAGACCATGCTGGTGCACGAATGGCGCCGCTTCCCCTTCCTCGACCCGCGGCTTCCCCCGAAGCTGCTGCCGGCCAACTGGAGCGGCGCCAAGGCGGCCGGCCTCTTCCACACCAGACACGCCGAATGGAGCCTGGCGGCGCTGGAGCGGTGGAATGAGCTGACCGAGAGTCACGGCCAGGACTGA
- the fdxA gene encoding ferredoxin codes for MPYVIAEPCIDIMDRSCMEECPVDCIYEGDRKLYINPLECIDCGNCEPVCPVQAIAQDRRVPPELKDFVTDNKRFFAEPLPGRDQPIGTPGGATGHGPVGADTELVAAYATRG; via the coding sequence ATGCCCTACGTCATCGCCGAGCCGTGCATCGACATCATGGACCGCTCCTGCATGGAGGAGTGCCCCGTCGACTGCATCTACGAAGGCGACCGCAAGCTCTACATCAACCCGCTGGAATGCATCGACTGCGGCAACTGCGAGCCCGTCTGCCCGGTGCAGGCGATCGCGCAGGACCGCCGGGTGCCGCCGGAGCTGAAGGACTTCGTCACCGACAACAAGCGATTCTTCGCCGAACCGCTGCCGGGCCGGGACCAGCCGATCGGCACGCCCGGAGGCGCCACGGGCCACGGCCCGGTCGGCGCGGACACCGAACTCGTCGCCGCGTACGCCACGCGTGGCTGA
- a CDS encoding NAD(P)/FAD-dependent oxidoreductase encodes MSPPAADHSTDLLIVGAGPTGLFAAYYAGFRGLSVTVLDSLPEPGGQINAMYPEKQIFDIAGFPAVRGRELVDRLLEQAAPYDPYYLLGHRAETLERTAERGFAVSTHQGVRVRARAVLLTGGIGTFTPRPLTAAAYEGAGLAYFVRRPEEYAGQEVVIVGGGDSAFDWALTLHPLAASVTLVHRRDAFRAHPATVAAVQALGVEIITEAELTAVVGDGQGLEAVEITQRDGRTHRLSCRRIIAALGFTANLGPLLGWGIDIANRRHIPVDSAMRTSVPGIYAAGDINDYPGKVRLIAVGFGEAATAVNNAAHHIDPEQPVFPGHSTDVPTAAATAA; translated from the coding sequence ATGTCCCCGCCTGCCGCGGATCACAGCACGGATCTGCTCATCGTCGGCGCCGGCCCCACCGGTCTCTTCGCGGCCTATTACGCCGGTTTCCGCGGCCTGTCCGTGACCGTGCTGGACTCGCTGCCCGAGCCGGGCGGCCAGATCAACGCCATGTACCCGGAGAAGCAGATCTTCGACATCGCCGGGTTCCCCGCAGTACGGGGACGGGAGCTCGTCGACCGGCTCCTGGAGCAGGCAGCACCCTACGACCCGTACTACCTGCTCGGTCACCGGGCCGAGACGCTGGAACGGACCGCCGAGCGCGGCTTCGCCGTGAGCACGCACCAGGGCGTGCGGGTGCGGGCCCGGGCCGTGCTCCTCACCGGCGGCATCGGCACCTTCACCCCTCGCCCGCTGACCGCCGCCGCGTACGAGGGGGCCGGGCTGGCGTACTTCGTGCGCCGGCCGGAGGAGTACGCGGGCCAGGAGGTGGTGATCGTCGGCGGCGGGGACAGCGCCTTCGACTGGGCCCTCACCCTGCACCCGCTGGCCGCGTCCGTCACCCTGGTACACCGACGCGACGCCTTCCGCGCGCACCCCGCCACGGTGGCCGCCGTGCAAGCCCTCGGCGTGGAGATCATCACCGAGGCGGAACTGACCGCTGTCGTGGGCGACGGACAGGGCCTCGAGGCTGTCGAGATCACGCAGCGCGACGGGCGGACCCACCGCCTGTCCTGCCGGCGGATCATCGCCGCACTCGGCTTCACCGCCAACCTCGGACCGCTCCTCGGCTGGGGCATCGACATCGCGAACCGGCGCCACATCCCGGTCGACTCGGCCATGCGGACGTCCGTCCCCGGGATCTACGCGGCCGGCGACATCAACGACTACCCCGGCAAGGTGCGGCTGATCGCGGTCGGCTTCGGGGAGGCGGCGACCGCCGTCAACAACGCCGCGCACCACATCGACCCCGAGCAGCCGGTGTTCCCCGGCCACTCCACCGACGTTCCCACGGCGGCCGCGACCGCCGCCTAG
- the boxC gene encoding 2,3-epoxybenzoyl-CoA dihydrolase, giving the protein MVVVSFDRSPDAYRHWKLSIDGPVAWLEMDVDERGGLVPGYELKLNSYDLGVDIELYDALQRLRFEHPEVRSVVLTSAKEKVFCAGANIRMLAASSHHWKVNFCKFTNETRNSMEDASENSGLTFIAAVNGSCAGGGYELALACDRILLIDDNSSAVALPEVPLLGVLPGTGGLTRVTDKRRVRKDLADLFATRPDGVRGKTAVDWRLVDEVVPRRDFRTIVEQRAREAAEHSSRPADAQGVELTPLGRDVTEGGIAYRYVRAEYDRPLGLVRITVRGPDGDAPADATAIHAQGADGWLLALTRELDDLILRLRANEIELGTWVLCTEGDPERVLAHERAVLAAAAEGDWLAGEIVHYYKRTLKRLDVTSRSLIALIEPGSCFAGLLLELALACDLQYMLDGPPVDDPDSDARAQLTLSEANFGTFPMGNGLTRLQSRFYQEDDHLDWLRRETGHPLNPAQARELGLVTDAPDDIDWEDEVRIVLEGRAALSPDALTGMEANHRFVGPETLETKIFGRLTAWQNWIFIRPNASGPEGALRRYGTGQKAVYDRKRV; this is encoded by the coding sequence ATGGTGGTGGTGTCCTTCGACCGCAGTCCGGACGCGTACCGGCACTGGAAGCTGAGCATCGACGGGCCGGTCGCATGGCTGGAGATGGACGTCGACGAGCGGGGCGGCCTGGTCCCCGGGTACGAGCTGAAGCTCAACTCCTACGACCTGGGCGTGGACATCGAGCTGTACGACGCGCTCCAGCGGCTGCGGTTCGAGCACCCCGAGGTGCGGTCGGTGGTGCTGACCAGCGCCAAGGAGAAGGTCTTCTGCGCCGGGGCGAACATCCGGATGCTGGCGGCCTCCTCGCACCACTGGAAGGTGAACTTCTGCAAGTTCACCAACGAGACCCGCAACAGCATGGAGGACGCCTCGGAGAACTCCGGGCTCACCTTCATCGCCGCCGTCAACGGCTCGTGCGCGGGGGGCGGTTACGAGCTCGCGCTGGCCTGCGACCGGATCCTGCTGATCGACGACAACTCCTCGGCGGTGGCGCTGCCCGAGGTCCCGCTGCTGGGCGTGCTGCCCGGCACCGGCGGGCTCACCCGGGTCACCGACAAGCGGCGCGTGCGCAAGGACCTGGCCGACCTCTTCGCCACCCGCCCCGACGGCGTCCGCGGCAAGACGGCGGTGGACTGGCGGCTGGTCGACGAGGTCGTCCCGCGCCGGGACTTCCGTACGATTGTCGAGCAACGCGCCCGGGAAGCAGCCGAACACAGCTCCCGCCCGGCCGACGCCCAGGGCGTCGAGCTGACCCCGCTGGGGCGCGACGTCACCGAGGGCGGCATCGCCTACCGGTACGTCCGCGCCGAGTACGACCGCCCGCTCGGCCTGGTCCGCATCACCGTGCGGGGGCCCGACGGGGACGCCCCCGCCGACGCCACCGCGATCCACGCCCAGGGCGCCGACGGCTGGCTGCTCGCCCTCACCCGGGAGCTCGACGACCTGATCCTGCGGCTGCGGGCGAACGAGATCGAGCTGGGCACGTGGGTGCTGTGCACGGAGGGCGACCCCGAGCGCGTACTGGCCCATGAGCGGGCCGTACTCGCAGCCGCCGCCGAGGGCGACTGGCTGGCGGGCGAGATCGTGCACTACTACAAGCGCACTCTGAAGCGGCTCGACGTCACCAGCCGCAGCCTCATCGCGCTGATCGAGCCGGGGAGCTGCTTCGCCGGGCTGCTCCTGGAGCTGGCCCTCGCCTGCGACCTCCAGTACATGCTGGACGGCCCGCCCGTCGACGACCCGGACAGTGATGCCCGCGCCCAACTTACGCTCTCCGAGGCGAACTTCGGCACCTTCCCCATGGGCAACGGCCTGACCCGTCTCCAGTCCCGCTTCTACCAGGAGGACGACCACCTCGACTGGTTGCGCCGAGAAACCGGGCACCCCCTGAACCCCGCCCAGGCCCGCGAACTCGGCCTCGTCACCGACGCGCCCGACGACATCGACTGGGAGGACGAGGTCCGCATCGTCCTGGAGGGCCGGGCGGCGCTGAGTCCCGACGCGCTGACCGGGATGGAGGCCAACCACCGGTTCGTGGGCCCGGAGACCCTTGAGACCAAGATCTTCGGCCGGCTCACCGCCTGGCAGAACTGGATCTTCATACGCCCCAACGCCTCCGGCCCGGAGGGCGCGCTGCGCCGCTACGGCACCGGTCAGAAGGCGGTCTACGACCGGAAGCGAGTGTGA
- the boxB gene encoding benzoyl-CoA 2,3-epoxidase subunit BoxB → MPTRIDYDSRIPNNVALADDRRLQRALEGWQPKFLNWWGEMGPTLENHGVYLRTAVSVGRDGWAHFDHVNVPDYRWGIFLSERDPDRRIAFGEHKGQPVWQQVPGEYRADLQRLIVVQGDTEPASVEQQRLLGLTAPSLYDLRNLFQVNVEEGRHLWAMVYLLHAYFGREGREEAEALLFRNSGSPDSPRILGAFNEETADWLAFYMFTYFTDRDGKYQLGSLKESAFDPLSRTCTFMLKEEAHHMMVGTTGVDRVVTRSVQLIREHDTLDIAACGGIPLDIIQKYINFHYTVSLDLFGGETSTNAANYYTAGLKGRWQEERRKDDHRLTDDSAFLDRPEADGSWSQEEVPALLALNLDLRDEYIADCENGLKRWNRILEGHGIDFRLKLPHPAFNRNVGLAAGHHVTPDGAIVDEQIWEAGRRHWLPTAEDLAFVRSLMQPVYERGKIAHWVAPPLNGINGQPFDYEYVRLV, encoded by the coding sequence ATGCCCACGAGGATCGACTACGACTCCCGGATCCCCAACAACGTCGCCCTCGCCGACGACCGGCGTCTCCAGCGGGCGCTGGAGGGCTGGCAGCCCAAGTTCCTCAACTGGTGGGGCGAGATGGGCCCGACCCTGGAGAACCACGGCGTCTACCTGCGCACCGCCGTGTCGGTCGGACGCGACGGGTGGGCCCACTTCGACCACGTCAATGTGCCCGACTACCGGTGGGGCATCTTCCTTTCCGAGCGCGACCCCGACCGCCGTATCGCCTTCGGCGAGCACAAGGGACAGCCGGTCTGGCAGCAGGTGCCCGGAGAGTACCGCGCCGACCTGCAGCGACTCATCGTCGTTCAGGGCGACACCGAGCCCGCCTCGGTCGAGCAGCAGCGGCTGCTGGGACTGACCGCTCCGAGCCTGTACGACCTGCGCAACCTCTTCCAGGTCAACGTGGAGGAGGGCCGGCACCTCTGGGCGATGGTGTACCTGCTGCACGCCTACTTCGGGCGGGAGGGCCGCGAGGAGGCCGAGGCGCTGCTCTTCCGCAATTCCGGCAGCCCCGACTCGCCGCGCATCCTGGGCGCGTTCAACGAGGAGACCGCCGACTGGCTGGCTTTCTACATGTTCACGTACTTCACCGACCGGGACGGCAAGTACCAGCTCGGCTCGCTGAAGGAGAGCGCCTTCGACCCGCTGTCGCGGACCTGCACCTTCATGCTGAAGGAGGAGGCGCACCACATGATGGTCGGCACCACGGGCGTCGACCGCGTCGTGACCCGCAGCGTCCAGCTGATCCGCGAGCACGACACCCTGGACATCGCGGCCTGCGGCGGCATCCCGCTGGACATCATCCAGAAGTACATCAACTTCCACTACACGGTGTCCCTGGACCTCTTCGGCGGCGAGACCTCCACCAACGCGGCGAACTACTACACCGCCGGGCTCAAGGGTCGCTGGCAGGAGGAGCGCCGCAAGGACGACCACCGGCTCACCGACGACAGTGCGTTTCTGGACAGGCCGGAGGCCGACGGCAGTTGGTCCCAGGAGGAGGTCCCCGCGCTGCTCGCCCTCAACCTGGACCTGCGCGACGAGTACATCGCCGACTGCGAGAACGGCCTCAAGCGCTGGAACCGGATCCTGGAGGGTCACGGCATCGACTTCCGGCTGAAGCTGCCGCACCCTGCTTTCAACCGGAACGTCGGCCTCGCCGCCGGCCACCACGTCACCCCCGACGGCGCGATCGTCGACGAGCAGATCTGGGAGGCCGGCCGCCGCCACTGGCTGCCCACCGCCGAGGACCTGGCGTTCGTCCGGTCGCTGATGCAGCCGGTGTACGAGCGCGGGAAAATCGCCCACTGGGTCGCGCCGCCGCTCAACGGCATCAACGGCCAGCCGTTCGACTACGAGTACGTCCGACTGGTGTGA